Proteins encoded together in one Lathyrus oleraceus cultivar Zhongwan6 chromosome 5, CAAS_Psat_ZW6_1.0, whole genome shotgun sequence window:
- the LOC127085312 gene encoding protein tesmin/TSO1-like CXC 5 isoform X1, producing MEKSETTLDLAARRFVRHLDFTAVCGGPAYLTLSPPTQQSQTILQSPTQSRSPAQLTLDFQSSSQRPWLPSQPRWQQQRTSQSQPVMPQLVSPVRRLQHPSQKLPVKRKHESPRSQPQHNAGLKDNTPKKQKQCNCKNSRCLKLYCECFAAGIYCDGCNCLNCHNNVDNEAARQEAVGITLERNPNAFRPKIASSPQKPEVSMEEVSEIQVTGKHNKGCNCKKSGCLKKYCECFQANILCSENCKCMDCKNFEGCDERRAVFQEECKLVQIRQTTNAAISGAVGPFSPRTHITPKKRKIPEILSGKSFIDQTVNMTAQCQQGHHSNSVCLDLKACETNKELDPTASSLLSLSASCVSNTANTIIPGSSRSTYRSVLADVLQTQNVKNLCSLLVVLSGEATKKNAEMRGKEVRKVETRKSEASTISSAQSLQDSRKVVKTDCENHANKDVTDAVDIDVRNRPLSPETLELMCDEQDVMFFDTGSANGVAIENTKHNMIQKSSNSDGCTDTYAEQERLILTKFRDVLGGLITLGSIKGQIPEAESGIRNK from the exons ATGGAGAAGAGTGAAACGACGCTGGATTTAGCTGCTCGGAGATTTGTGAGGCACTTGGATTTCACTGCCGTATGTGGAGGTCCGGCGTACTTGACATTATCGCCACCGACGCAACAGTCGCAAACTATTCTACAGTCGCCGACGCAGTCGCGTTCTCCGGCGCAATTGACATTGGATTTTCAGTCATCGAGTCAACGGCCGTGGTTACCTTCACAGCCACGGTGGCAACAGCAGAGAACGTCACAGTCTCAGCCGGTAATGCCACAGTTAGTTTCTCCGGTCCGTCGTTTACAGCACCCCTCACAGAAGCTTCCGGTGAAGAG AAAGCACGAGTCTCCTAGATCACAGCCTCAACATAATGCAGGATTAAAGGATAATACTCCAAAGAAACAAAAACAGTGTAACTGCAAAAATTCTCGATGCCTTAAATT GTACTGTGAGTGCTTTGCAGCTGGGATCTATTGTGATGGATGCAACTGTCTGAATTGTCATAATAATGTGGACAATGAGGCTGCTCGTCAGGAAGCAGTTGGAATAACTCTGGAAAGAAATCCAAATGCTTTCAGACCAAAAATTGCAAGCAGTCCACAAAAACCAGAAGTTTCTATG GAGGAAGTGTCTGAAATTCAAGTAACAGGAAAGCACAATAAAGGATGTAACTGCAAGAAATCAGGTTGCCTTAAGAAGTATTGTGAGTGTTTCCAAGCCAATATCCTCTGCTCTGAAAATTGTAAATGCATGGACTGCAAGAATTTTGAAGGATGTGACGAACGAAGAGCAGTTTTCCAAGAAGAGTGTAAACTAGTACAAATCAGACAGACAACTAACGCGGCCATTAGTGGAGCAGTTGGACCCTTCAGCCCTAGAACCCACATAACACCCAAGAAGAGAAAAATCCCAGAAATACTTTCTGGCAAATCCTTTATAGATCAAACCGTTAACATGACTGCTCAATGCCAACAG GGTCACCATTCAAATTCAGTGTGTTTGGATTTGAAAGCATGTGAAACTAATAAG GAACTCGATCCTACGGCTTCATCTCTTTTATCCCTGTCAGCTTCCTGTGTTTCTAACACTGCCAATACAATAATTCCAGGATCTTCAAGATCTACATACAG GTCTGTGTTGGCTGATGTCCTCCAGACACAGAATGTGAAGAATCTTTGTTCACTTTTAGTTGTTCTCTCTGGAGAAGCTACAAAGAAAAATGCAG AAATGAGAGGGAAAGAAGTTAGAAAAGTAGAGACCAGGAAATCTGAAGCTTCGACTATTTCATCAGCTCAATCGTTGCAAGACAGTCGAAAAGTTGTCAAGACTGATTGTGAGAATCATGCAAATAAAGATGTAACAGATGCAGTTGATATTGACGTTCGTAATAGGCCATTGTCACCGGAAACACTTGAATTGATGTGTGATGAACAAGATGTGATGTTTTTCGATACTGGTTCTGCAAATGGAGTTGCAATTGAAAACACTAAACATAACATGATTCAGAAGTCTTCCAATTCTGATGGATGCACAGATACTTATGCAGAGCAGGAAAGGCTTATCTTGACCAAGTTCAGAGATGTTCTTGGTGGACTCATTACTCTTGGTAGCATAAAAG GCCAGATTCCAGAAGCAGAAAGTGGGATCAGAAATAAATGA
- the LOC127085312 gene encoding protein tesmin/TSO1-like CXC 5 isoform X2, translating into MEKSETTLDLAARRFVRHLDFTAVCGGPAYLTLSPPTQQSQTILQSPTQSRSPAQLTLDFQSSSQRPWLPSQPRWQQQRTSQSQPVMPQLVSPVRRLQHPSQKLPVKRKHESPRSQPQHNAGLKDNTPKKQKQCNCKNSRCLKLYCECFAAGIYCDGCNCLNCHNNVDNEAARQEAVGITLERNPNAFRPKIASSPQKPEVSMEEVSEIQVTGKHNKGCNCKKSGCLKKYCECFQANILCSENCKCMDCKNFEGCDERRAVFQEECKLVQIRQTTNAAISGAVGPFSPRTHITPKKRKIPEILSGKSFIDQTVNMTAQCQQELDPTASSLLSLSASCVSNTANTIIPGSSRSTYRSVLADVLQTQNVKNLCSLLVVLSGEATKKNAEMRGKEVRKVETRKSEASTISSAQSLQDSRKVVKTDCENHANKDVTDAVDIDVRNRPLSPETLELMCDEQDVMFFDTGSANGVAIENTKHNMIQKSSNSDGCTDTYAEQERLILTKFRDVLGGLITLGSIKGQIPEAESGIRNK; encoded by the exons ATGGAGAAGAGTGAAACGACGCTGGATTTAGCTGCTCGGAGATTTGTGAGGCACTTGGATTTCACTGCCGTATGTGGAGGTCCGGCGTACTTGACATTATCGCCACCGACGCAACAGTCGCAAACTATTCTACAGTCGCCGACGCAGTCGCGTTCTCCGGCGCAATTGACATTGGATTTTCAGTCATCGAGTCAACGGCCGTGGTTACCTTCACAGCCACGGTGGCAACAGCAGAGAACGTCACAGTCTCAGCCGGTAATGCCACAGTTAGTTTCTCCGGTCCGTCGTTTACAGCACCCCTCACAGAAGCTTCCGGTGAAGAG AAAGCACGAGTCTCCTAGATCACAGCCTCAACATAATGCAGGATTAAAGGATAATACTCCAAAGAAACAAAAACAGTGTAACTGCAAAAATTCTCGATGCCTTAAATT GTACTGTGAGTGCTTTGCAGCTGGGATCTATTGTGATGGATGCAACTGTCTGAATTGTCATAATAATGTGGACAATGAGGCTGCTCGTCAGGAAGCAGTTGGAATAACTCTGGAAAGAAATCCAAATGCTTTCAGACCAAAAATTGCAAGCAGTCCACAAAAACCAGAAGTTTCTATG GAGGAAGTGTCTGAAATTCAAGTAACAGGAAAGCACAATAAAGGATGTAACTGCAAGAAATCAGGTTGCCTTAAGAAGTATTGTGAGTGTTTCCAAGCCAATATCCTCTGCTCTGAAAATTGTAAATGCATGGACTGCAAGAATTTTGAAGGATGTGACGAACGAAGAGCAGTTTTCCAAGAAGAGTGTAAACTAGTACAAATCAGACAGACAACTAACGCGGCCATTAGTGGAGCAGTTGGACCCTTCAGCCCTAGAACCCACATAACACCCAAGAAGAGAAAAATCCCAGAAATACTTTCTGGCAAATCCTTTATAGATCAAACCGTTAACATGACTGCTCAATGCCAACAG GAACTCGATCCTACGGCTTCATCTCTTTTATCCCTGTCAGCTTCCTGTGTTTCTAACACTGCCAATACAATAATTCCAGGATCTTCAAGATCTACATACAG GTCTGTGTTGGCTGATGTCCTCCAGACACAGAATGTGAAGAATCTTTGTTCACTTTTAGTTGTTCTCTCTGGAGAAGCTACAAAGAAAAATGCAG AAATGAGAGGGAAAGAAGTTAGAAAAGTAGAGACCAGGAAATCTGAAGCTTCGACTATTTCATCAGCTCAATCGTTGCAAGACAGTCGAAAAGTTGTCAAGACTGATTGTGAGAATCATGCAAATAAAGATGTAACAGATGCAGTTGATATTGACGTTCGTAATAGGCCATTGTCACCGGAAACACTTGAATTGATGTGTGATGAACAAGATGTGATGTTTTTCGATACTGGTTCTGCAAATGGAGTTGCAATTGAAAACACTAAACATAACATGATTCAGAAGTCTTCCAATTCTGATGGATGCACAGATACTTATGCAGAGCAGGAAAGGCTTATCTTGACCAAGTTCAGAGATGTTCTTGGTGGACTCATTACTCTTGGTAGCATAAAAG GCCAGATTCCAGAAGCAGAAAGTGGGATCAGAAATAAATGA